A region from the Curtobacterium sp. MCBA15_012 genome encodes:
- a CDS encoding metal ABC transporter substrate-binding protein has product MTRRSRALVAVAVAVTLGLVGGTAGCSSPGSDRPLVAVTTNVLGDVVTEVVGDAAEVMVLMPAGADPHSFEVSAQEAARLRSADLVVENGLGLEEGVSRHVEAAEQDGVPVTTAGDAVEALEWTTEDASGPDPHIWTDPTRMADVVRALDTDLREVGIEPTGTDAYLDELAALDDEMTEAFATIPQERRALVTNHHVFGYLADRYGFRVVGAVIPSGTTLASPSAADLRDLADAIEQAGVPTIFADLSQPARLAEVLADEVDVHVEIRSLATESLTADGAAATYLGMMRANTASIVAGLSVFK; this is encoded by the coding sequence GTGACGCGCCGGTCCCGCGCGCTCGTCGCGGTCGCGGTCGCGGTCACCCTCGGGCTCGTGGGCGGCACGGCGGGGTGCAGCTCCCCCGGCTCCGACCGCCCGCTCGTCGCGGTGACGACGAACGTCCTCGGCGACGTCGTGACCGAGGTCGTCGGCGACGCGGCCGAGGTGATGGTGCTCATGCCCGCCGGCGCCGATCCGCACTCCTTCGAGGTCTCGGCGCAGGAGGCCGCGCGGCTCCGCTCCGCCGACCTCGTGGTCGAGAACGGCCTGGGGCTCGAGGAGGGCGTGTCCCGCCACGTCGAGGCCGCAGAGCAGGACGGGGTCCCGGTCACCACGGCCGGGGACGCGGTCGAGGCCCTGGAGTGGACGACCGAGGACGCGAGCGGTCCGGACCCGCACATCTGGACGGACCCGACCCGGATGGCCGACGTCGTGCGCGCGCTCGACACCGACCTGCGCGAGGTGGGCATCGAGCCGACCGGCACGGACGCGTACCTCGACGAGCTCGCCGCCCTCGACGACGAGATGACCGAGGCCTTCGCGACGATCCCGCAGGAGCGCCGGGCACTCGTGACGAACCACCACGTGTTCGGCTACCTGGCCGACCGGTACGGCTTCCGGGTGGTCGGCGCGGTGATCCCGAGCGGCACCACCCTGGCCTCGCCGAGCGCGGCGGACCTCCGCGACCTCGCCGACGCGATCGAGCAGGCCGGGGTACCGACGATCTTCGCCGACCTCTCGCAGCCCGCACGCCTGGCCGAGGTCCTCGCGGACGAGGTCGACGTCCACGTCGAGATCCGCTCCCTCGCCACCGAGTCCCTGACCGCCGACGGTGCGGCCGCGACGTACCTCGGCATGATGCGGGCCAACACCGCGTCGATCGTCGCCGGCCTGTCCGTTTTCAAATGA
- a CDS encoding YncE family protein has product MRHPTTTPRTRRPAARALTTTAATIGLALGLAACSTTDAGSGTGPGSGSGSGSGSGSGSTSSSTAKPHGYVAGASEAQEPQVRLLAVGPDGASAVHDLLSGEATGLDRVDAPTHSATDGRFLVTTTDERTTVLDGGAWTVDHGDHTHYYAAEPRVVGTLAGGGPVEVHSSETTTTITWPERGEAVALDRAALGQGDVVETARVAATVLLPTADGLVAGTPEGVQLLDAEGAPTGTPQACADPAGGIVTRAGAVVGCADGAVVVGEDGSTKTVALPAGAERPTTFAARAGRPTVAGLAGTTGFWLLDSREGTWQLVPTERPLRAVSAVDDEDGHVVAVDDAGRVVVVSASTGAVATTAPLVDPAAGPVLQLDGQRAYVADASGARVHEVDFADGARVTRTIDLPVAPTALAEVGL; this is encoded by the coding sequence ATGCGCCATCCGACCACCACCCCACGGACCCGCCGGCCCGCAGCCCGCGCCCTGACCACCACCGCGGCCACGATCGGCCTCGCGCTCGGACTCGCCGCGTGCTCGACCACCGACGCCGGCTCCGGCACCGGACCCGGCTCCGGCTCCGGCTCCGGCTCCGGCTCCGGCTCCGGCTCCACGAGCAGCAGCACCGCGAAGCCGCACGGCTACGTCGCGGGTGCGAGCGAGGCCCAGGAGCCGCAGGTCCGCCTGCTCGCCGTCGGGCCGGACGGCGCGTCCGCCGTGCACGACCTGCTCAGCGGCGAGGCGACCGGACTCGACCGCGTCGACGCCCCGACGCACTCGGCGACCGACGGACGGTTCCTCGTCACGACCACCGACGAGCGCACCACGGTCCTGGACGGCGGCGCGTGGACGGTCGACCACGGGGACCACACGCACTACTACGCCGCCGAGCCCCGGGTCGTCGGGACCCTCGCGGGCGGCGGCCCGGTCGAGGTGCACTCCTCCGAGACGACCACCACGATCACGTGGCCGGAGCGGGGCGAGGCCGTCGCACTCGACCGCGCAGCGCTCGGCCAGGGTGACGTCGTCGAGACCGCCCGCGTCGCGGCCACGGTCCTGCTCCCGACCGCCGACGGACTCGTCGCCGGGACCCCCGAGGGCGTGCAGCTGCTCGACGCCGAGGGCGCACCGACCGGCACCCCCCAGGCCTGCGCGGACCCGGCCGGCGGCATCGTCACCCGGGCCGGTGCGGTCGTCGGCTGCGCGGACGGCGCGGTGGTCGTTGGCGAGGACGGGTCCACGAAGACCGTGGCGCTGCCCGCGGGCGCCGAGCGCCCGACCACCTTCGCCGCCCGCGCCGGCCGCCCCACGGTCGCCGGCCTCGCCGGGACGACCGGCTTCTGGCTGCTCGACAGCCGTGAGGGCACCTGGCAGCTCGTGCCGACCGAGCGGCCGCTGCGTGCCGTGTCCGCGGTGGACGACGAGGACGGGCACGTGGTCGCGGTGGACGACGCCGGACGCGTGGTCGTCGTGAGCGCGTCGACCGGTGCGGTGGCCACGACGGCGCCGCTCGTCGACCCCGCCGCCGGCCCGGTGCTGCAACTCGACGGCCAGCGCGCCTACGTGGCCGACGCGTCCGGGGCACGGGTGCACGAGGTCGACTTCGCCGACGGCGCCCGGGTCACCCGCACGATCGACCTGCCCGTCGCCCCGACCGCCCTCGCCGAGGTCGGGCTGTGA